A part of Liolophura sinensis isolate JHLJ2023 chromosome 1, CUHK_Ljap_v2, whole genome shotgun sequence genomic DNA contains:
- the LOC135476173 gene encoding fibulin-5-like, which produces DEDCEADYDTCIENPCPQGTNCTDLDPEQEIRLQRGYNCTDCPTGLALSENKCLDIDECSASNPCDHNCFNTEGSYYCTCDAGYRVAQQTCLDVDECVAGNGGCEQMCINDAGSFSCGCAQGFSLTSDGKTCNKDQDQDPCVALNQTSTCAYACRVNSLNNQAECFCKAGQTVNPNGSCSDIDECQENPCTGLCTNTDGSFTCSCLTGYKLLSDRLNCEGKCYLFVMELNNCSVN; this is translated from the exons ATTGAAAACCCGTGTCCCCAAGGAACTAACTGCACAGATCTGGACCCCGAGCAGGAAATACGCTTACAGAGGGGATACAACTGCACTGACTGCCCCACAGGACTGGCTCTGTCCGAAAACAAATGCCTGG atattgatgaatgctcTGCGTCAAACCCGTGTGATCACAACTGCTTCAACACTGAGGGCAGTTACTACTGCACATGCGACGCGGGCTATCGTGTAGCCCAACAGACTTGTTTAG atgtcGACGAATGTGTAGCAGGCAATGGTGGATGTGAACAAATGTGCATCAATGACGCTGGGAGTTTCAGTTGTGGGTGTGCACAGGGATTTTCGTTAACTTCAGATGGCAAGACGTGTAATAAAG ATCAGGATCAGGACCCCTGTGTGGCGTTAAATCAGACGAGCACATGTGCGTATGCCTGTCGAGTGAACAGCCTCAATAATCAAGCCGAATGTTTTTGCAAAGCTGGCCAGACAGTGAACCCTAATGGATCGTGTAGCG atatagATGAATGCCAGGAAAATCCATGTACAGGTCTGTGTACAAACACAGATGGCAGCTTTACTTGTTCCTGTTTAACAGGTTacaagttgctgtcagatcgATTGAATTGTGAAGGTAAGTGTTATCTGTTTGTAATGGAATTAAATAACTGTTCAGTGAATTAA